From Coraliomargarita sinensis, a single genomic window includes:
- the fusA gene encoding elongation factor G has protein sequence MTDLSKYRNIGIFAHVDAGKTTTTERILKLTGKIHKLGEVHDGAATTDFMEQEQERGITIQSAATTCFWPGSEQQHAKAPYRFNIIDTPGHVDFTVEVYRSLKVLDGGIGVFCGSGGVEPQSETNWRYANDSEVARLIYVNKLDRIGADFYKVVDQVKNVLGATPLVMVLPIGTESDLKGVVDLLTREAWVWDESGDPLNYEKQPVPEDMKDKVEEYREQLIETAVEQDDEAMEAYLEGNEPDIDTIKKCIRKGTINLSFFPTYCGSSFKNKGVQLVLDAVVDYLPSPTEVEPQDEVDAEGHPTGEKAVVSVDEPLRALAFKIMDDKYGALTFTRIYSGKVQKGMTVLNSFTGKTERIGRIIEMHADDRNEIDSAQAGDIVALLGMKTVQTGHTLCDPNDPATLEPMVFPDPVISIAVKPKDKGQAEKLGVAIGKMVAEDPSFQVETDEDSGETILKGMGELHLDIKVDILKRTYGVEAEIGKPQVAYRETITVPVTDSYTHKKQSGGSGQFAKIDYTIEPLVQDEEEDKKNFVFESKVVGGNVPREFWPAVEKGFKNSLEKGVLAGYPTVDIKVTLSDGAFHAVDSSAVAFEIASKAAYRQSMPKGNPDILEPIMKLDVFCGEENMGDVIGDLNRRRGMIKSQEPANTGIRIKADAPLSEMFGYIGDLRTMTSGRGQFSMEFSHYAPCPKNVAEQVIKEALEREEAKKK, from the coding sequence ATGACAGACCTGTCCAAATACAGAAATATCGGCATCTTCGCACACGTGGATGCGGGTAAGACCACAACGACTGAGCGTATTCTCAAGCTCACGGGTAAGATCCACAAACTCGGCGAAGTGCACGACGGTGCCGCCACAACTGACTTCATGGAGCAGGAACAGGAGCGTGGCATCACCATTCAGTCCGCCGCCACCACCTGTTTCTGGCCGGGCAGCGAGCAGCAGCACGCTAAAGCACCTTACCGTTTCAACATCATCGACACCCCCGGGCACGTCGACTTCACGGTTGAAGTCTATCGCTCGCTCAAGGTCCTCGACGGCGGCATCGGTGTTTTCTGTGGTTCCGGCGGTGTTGAGCCCCAATCCGAAACCAACTGGCGCTACGCCAATGACTCGGAGGTTGCCCGCCTGATCTACGTCAACAAGCTCGACCGTATCGGTGCCGATTTCTACAAGGTCGTCGACCAGGTGAAAAACGTTCTCGGCGCGACACCGCTCGTTATGGTGCTGCCTATCGGCACGGAGAGCGACCTCAAGGGCGTGGTCGATCTGCTCACCCGCGAAGCCTGGGTCTGGGATGAGTCCGGCGATCCGCTGAACTATGAGAAGCAGCCTGTCCCGGAAGACATGAAGGACAAGGTCGAGGAATACCGCGAGCAACTTATCGAGACCGCCGTCGAGCAAGACGACGAAGCGATGGAAGCCTACCTCGAAGGCAACGAGCCCGACATCGATACAATCAAGAAGTGCATCCGCAAGGGCACCATCAACCTCTCCTTCTTCCCCACCTACTGTGGTTCCTCCTTCAAGAACAAGGGTGTGCAGCTCGTGCTCGACGCCGTTGTCGATTACCTGCCCTCCCCGACCGAAGTCGAGCCGCAGGATGAAGTGGATGCCGAAGGTCACCCGACCGGCGAAAAAGCCGTCGTTTCGGTGGACGAGCCGCTCCGCGCGCTGGCATTCAAGATCATGGACGACAAATACGGCGCGCTCACTTTCACCCGTATTTACTCCGGCAAGGTTCAGAAGGGTATGACCGTGCTCAACTCCTTCACCGGCAAGACCGAGCGTATCGGCCGCATTATCGAAATGCACGCCGACGACCGCAACGAGATCGATTCCGCACAGGCGGGTGACATCGTCGCCCTTCTCGGCATGAAGACCGTGCAAACCGGTCACACGCTCTGCGATCCGAACGATCCGGCCACGCTCGAGCCCATGGTCTTCCCGGATCCTGTTATCTCGATCGCGGTCAAGCCGAAGGACAAAGGCCAGGCAGAGAAGCTCGGTGTCGCCATCGGCAAGATGGTCGCGGAAGACCCCTCCTTCCAGGTTGAGACCGACGAAGACTCCGGCGAAACGATCCTCAAGGGGATGGGTGAGCTCCACCTCGACATTAAGGTCGACATTCTGAAGCGCACTTACGGTGTCGAAGCCGAAATCGGTAAGCCTCAGGTCGCCTACCGCGAAACGATCACGGTTCCCGTCACCGACAGCTACACCCACAAGAAGCAGTCGGGTGGTTCCGGTCAGTTCGCGAAGATCGACTACACAATTGAGCCCCTGGTTCAGGACGAGGAGGAAGATAAGAAGAACTTCGTCTTCGAATCGAAGGTCGTCGGTGGTAACGTCCCCCGCGAATTCTGGCCCGCCGTGGAAAAAGGCTTCAAGAACTCGCTCGAAAAGGGTGTTCTCGCCGGCTACCCGACCGTGGATATCAAGGTCACCCTCTCCGATGGTGCCTTCCACGCCGTGGACTCCTCTGCGGTTGCTTTCGAAATCGCTTCCAAGGCCGCTTATCGCCAATCGATGCCGAAGGGCAATCCCGACATCCTTGAGCCCATCATGAAGCTCGACGTCTTCTGTGGTGAGGAAAACATGGGTGACGTGATCGGTGACCTCAACCGCCGCCGTGGTATGATCAAAAGCCAGGAGCCGGCCAACACCGGAATCCGCATCAAGGCAGATGCCCCGCTTTCCGAAATGTTCGGTTATATCGGCGACCTGCGCACCATGACCTCCGGTCGTGGCCAGTTCTCCATGGAGTTCTCCCACTACGCGCCGTGCCCGAAGAACGTGGCCGAGCAAGTGATCAAGGAAGCTCTCGAGCGCGAAGAAGCGAAGAAGAAGTAG
- a CDS encoding class I SAM-dependent methyltransferase: MPALMDSEKVKAYFEADNVVAHYADAAARLGLWVSEEKILTRLFKTDESILELGCGVGRIAIGLHELGYRNVLATDYSRPMIQRTRSLAKLLEYAIPTQVADARALKFEDEVFDGAIFGFNGLMQIPSEAGRIRALCEIYRVLRPGAWFVFTTHDRERSPYQEFWQAEYKRWVAKEQSPDLECFGDRAEQTKDGLHFMHVPTVEEMKAQLTEAGFRLEATVMRSELGEEPAEVKHFSDDCRFWVVQKL, encoded by the coding sequence ATGCCAGCACTCATGGATTCGGAGAAGGTAAAAGCTTATTTTGAGGCGGACAATGTCGTGGCGCATTATGCCGACGCTGCAGCACGATTGGGCCTCTGGGTTTCCGAGGAAAAGATTTTGACGCGTCTATTTAAAACGGACGAGTCCATTCTGGAGTTGGGTTGCGGAGTGGGGCGTATCGCCATCGGCCTACATGAGTTGGGCTACCGCAACGTTCTTGCGACGGACTACTCCCGTCCGATGATCCAGCGGACCCGCAGTCTGGCCAAGCTGTTGGAATATGCCATTCCGACTCAGGTTGCGGATGCCCGCGCCCTCAAGTTTGAAGACGAGGTCTTTGACGGTGCCATCTTCGGTTTCAACGGCCTCATGCAAATTCCCTCCGAGGCTGGGCGCATACGGGCGCTATGCGAGATTTACCGGGTGCTGCGCCCGGGGGCCTGGTTTGTCTTTACCACCCATGACCGCGAGCGATCCCCGTATCAGGAATTCTGGCAGGCCGAGTACAAGCGCTGGGTGGCGAAGGAACAATCACCCGACTTGGAATGTTTTGGCGATCGGGCCGAGCAAACCAAGGACGGCCTGCACTTTATGCATGTACCGACAGTCGAAGAGATGAAAGCGCAGCTTACCGAAGCCGGCTTCCGGCTTGAGGCTACAGTCATGCGCTCCGAACTCGGCGAAGAACCGGCGGAGGTAAAGCATTTTTCCGATGACTGCCGTTTCTGGGTGGTACAGAAGCTCTAG
- the radC gene encoding RadC family protein, producing the protein MVNLTYPAQRRMRDMVASERPQERLERLGASALSDRELLAMILRSGPKGVDVVTMCGKLLDQAGSLAALLRWSAEDFMQIRGIGKVKALQLLAIMQFAKRILEEQDSSEITTFDTPEVVARYFRPLVAGVEVEHFWVLCLDRKNRLLRRVEATKGTATNSLVHAREVFREAIKLSATAIIAVHNHPSGDPAPSRADIHVTRQLREAAKVIGIDLIDHIIVGEASRDPNRLGYYSFNDAGLV; encoded by the coding sequence ATGGTCAATTTAACCTACCCTGCTCAGCGGCGCATGCGCGACATGGTGGCCAGCGAGCGCCCGCAGGAGCGACTGGAACGACTGGGAGCTTCTGCGCTGAGTGACCGCGAGCTGTTGGCCATGATTCTCCGCAGCGGGCCGAAAGGGGTGGATGTGGTCACTATGTGCGGCAAACTTCTGGATCAAGCAGGATCGCTGGCCGCCCTCCTCCGTTGGTCGGCAGAAGACTTTATGCAGATCCGGGGGATTGGAAAGGTGAAGGCGCTGCAGTTGTTGGCCATTATGCAGTTCGCTAAACGCATATTGGAGGAGCAGGACTCATCCGAAATCACTACCTTCGACACACCTGAAGTGGTCGCGCGCTATTTCCGCCCGCTGGTGGCCGGCGTCGAAGTCGAGCACTTCTGGGTACTCTGCCTCGACCGCAAAAACCGCCTGCTCCGCCGGGTGGAGGCCACCAAAGGCACCGCCACCAACAGCCTCGTCCATGCCCGCGAAGTTTTCCGCGAGGCCATCAAGCTCAGCGCCACTGCGATCATCGCGGTACACAACCATCCCAGCGGCGACCCCGCTCCCAGCCGGGCCGACATCCATGTGACCCGCCAGCTTCGCGAAGCGGCCAAAGTCATCGGCATCGACCTGATCGACCACATTATCGTGGGCGAGGCATCCAGGGACCCCAATCGACTCGGCTACTACAGCTTCAACGATGCCGGCTTGGTGTAG
- a CDS encoding YndJ family transporter produces the protein MDIIVIIALLAVPAVFAVIVGSVLLIQAFRRPKLLPEEVALACAWVFMVGSLVWLGAFLSNSILLGFGKPWTWLAAAHFAFAGFGAITVTSLSCRLVAQPFWLKVIRSILFLHPLAYLVTAAGILGYPYCDELGAMCYETIFILQLLAVLLGSSDCVITGPGALLVLSLSVPVVTLIPALAWAFENPLLDLGEMVRYHGMTNAIGHVGLGLLALSMIRPKSHSPVCHGLG, from the coding sequence ATGGACATTATCGTAATTATTGCCTTGTTGGCAGTTCCGGCTGTTTTTGCGGTTATTGTGGGCTCTGTCCTCCTGATACAAGCCTTTCGACGACCAAAACTTCTGCCCGAAGAAGTGGCACTGGCGTGTGCCTGGGTTTTCATGGTAGGCAGCTTGGTCTGGTTGGGAGCTTTTCTGAGCAATTCGATACTGCTTGGCTTTGGTAAGCCTTGGACATGGCTGGCGGCAGCGCATTTTGCTTTTGCCGGGTTTGGTGCGATAACTGTTACGTCACTTTCATGCCGACTTGTCGCTCAGCCTTTTTGGCTAAAGGTGATTCGCTCTATTCTTTTTTTGCATCCACTGGCCTATCTAGTGACTGCGGCAGGCATTTTGGGTTATCCTTATTGTGATGAATTGGGTGCAATGTGCTACGAGACGATCTTTATTCTACAATTGCTTGCGGTCTTGCTGGGTAGTTCTGATTGCGTGATAACTGGTCCGGGTGCACTGCTGGTTTTGTCATTGTCTGTTCCCGTTGTAACGCTCATTCCCGCCCTGGCATGGGCATTTGAGAATCCACTTTTAGATCTCGGCGAAATGGTGCGCTATCACGGGATGACCAACGCAATCGGTCACGTTGGGTTAGGGCTTTTGGCACTTTCTATGATCAGGCCTAAGTCGCACTCTCCCGTTTGCCATGGCCTTGGTTGA
- the rlmN gene encoding 23S rRNA (adenine(2503)-C(2))-methyltransferase RlmN, with amino-acid sequence MKFQPAKPSLFGETLESLTERAVADGYKAFRAKQVMEWLYKKRVDDWEAMTNLPKDFRAWLADNYIIYPARPVLDKRSDDVTQKMLMELGDKSLIETVLIRAPQKGVGQEDSRKTVCVSIQVGCAYGCKFCASGLAGFRRNLMAAEVVAQLMHICRREDAHTERAREEIASFDNIVFMGMGEPLANYETLVRTIRILNADWGLNFGARRITVSTSGLAPQIEKLAEEGVAVRLAISLHGATNEVRDQIMPVNKRYPLEKLLPAVKAFQQKHGRMLTLEFILIEEVNDSLEQARELAKIARDLHAHVNCIPYNTVEGLPWKRPSIRRQDAFVDVLRKARVSVTIRREKGHDINAACGQLRLKTEEALSAEGYTTSKKS; translated from the coding sequence GTGAAATTTCAACCTGCAAAACCCAGCCTCTTTGGCGAGACTCTCGAGTCCTTGACCGAGCGGGCCGTCGCGGACGGCTACAAGGCTTTCCGGGCCAAGCAAGTGATGGAGTGGCTCTACAAGAAACGGGTAGATGACTGGGAGGCCATGACAAATTTGCCCAAGGATTTTCGGGCTTGGCTGGCGGACAACTATATTATTTATCCGGCCCGGCCGGTTTTGGACAAACGCTCCGACGACGTCACCCAGAAGATGCTGATGGAACTGGGGGACAAATCCCTGATCGAGACCGTACTGATTCGGGCCCCGCAAAAAGGGGTCGGGCAGGAGGACTCCCGCAAGACGGTCTGTGTTTCGATCCAGGTGGGCTGTGCCTATGGCTGCAAGTTCTGCGCTTCCGGCCTGGCGGGGTTCCGCCGCAATTTGATGGCGGCCGAGGTGGTGGCCCAGCTCATGCATATTTGCCGACGGGAGGACGCCCACACCGAGCGGGCCCGGGAGGAAATCGCATCCTTCGATAATATCGTCTTTATGGGGATGGGCGAACCCCTCGCGAACTACGAAACCTTGGTCCGCACCATCCGGATCCTTAATGCCGACTGGGGGCTTAACTTCGGGGCACGCCGGATTACCGTTTCCACGTCCGGTCTGGCGCCGCAGATTGAAAAGCTGGCGGAAGAGGGCGTCGCGGTGCGTTTGGCAATTTCCCTTCACGGTGCGACCAACGAAGTGCGGGATCAGATCATGCCGGTCAACAAACGGTATCCGTTGGAAAAACTCTTACCGGCGGTGAAAGCCTTTCAGCAGAAACATGGGCGTATGCTCACGCTGGAGTTCATTTTAATCGAAGAGGTGAACGATTCACTTGAGCAGGCGCGTGAGCTGGCCAAAATCGCCCGCGACCTGCATGCCCACGTGAACTGTATTCCTTACAATACGGTCGAGGGTCTGCCCTGGAAGCGGCCCTCGATTCGACGCCAGGATGCCTTTGTCGACGTTCTCCGCAAGGCGAGGGTCTCGGTCACGATACGCCGGGAAAAGGGGCACGATATCAATGCGGCCTGCGGCCAACTCCGGCTGAAGACGGAAGAAGCGCTCTCCGCCGAAGGTTATACCACTTCTAAAAAATCCTGA
- a CDS encoding glutamate-5-semialdehyde dehydrogenase: MDSDQITDLVEDIAKRARKASLELATLPTETKNRFLLQLADRLVEESGAIIEANALDLEAAQALELSEPMIERLTFNPERIEAMAEGVRQVAALPDPVGAEIERLAPPKGFDLRKIRVPMGVIGIIYESRPNVTIDCAVLCLKSGNASILRGGKEAFHSNMKLAEIIRECLSATGICEDAVQLIPTTDRWALSVLLKQDETVHCIIPRGGENLIRFTVENSRIPVIKHYTGVCSLYIDAGADPEMAESILINAKCQRPSVCNAVENLILHQDAAELLPGLAKALHDQGVELRVDEKAKALLLASGLPLTDANDEDFFTEYNDLIISITVVADTNEAVQFINTHGSGHSDAIVSRNTESVALFLNGVDSATVYHNASTRFTDGFEFGLGAEIGISTDRLHARGPMGLNELCTYKYVIHGKGEIK, encoded by the coding sequence ATGGATAGCGACCAAATTACCGATCTCGTTGAGGATATCGCGAAACGCGCCCGCAAAGCCTCTTTGGAACTGGCGACACTACCGACTGAGACCAAAAACCGGTTCTTGTTACAACTGGCCGACCGCCTGGTCGAGGAAAGCGGAGCAATCATTGAAGCCAACGCGCTCGACCTCGAAGCGGCACAGGCTCTGGAACTCTCCGAGCCGATGATCGAGCGCCTCACATTCAACCCCGAGCGTATCGAGGCCATGGCTGAGGGTGTCCGTCAAGTCGCCGCCCTCCCCGACCCGGTCGGTGCGGAGATCGAACGTTTGGCCCCGCCCAAAGGTTTCGATTTGCGGAAAATACGCGTGCCCATGGGTGTAATCGGGATCATCTATGAATCTCGGCCCAACGTCACCATCGACTGCGCCGTACTCTGCCTCAAGTCCGGCAATGCCTCGATCTTACGTGGTGGCAAGGAAGCTTTTCACAGTAACATGAAGCTGGCGGAAATCATTCGGGAGTGCCTGTCAGCAACTGGCATTTGCGAGGACGCGGTTCAACTGATCCCGACCACGGACCGCTGGGCTCTTAGTGTCCTCCTCAAGCAGGATGAAACAGTTCACTGCATTATCCCCCGCGGCGGCGAGAACCTGATACGCTTCACAGTCGAAAACAGCCGTATTCCGGTGATTAAACATTATACCGGCGTATGTTCCCTTTATATCGATGCTGGCGCGGACCCGGAAATGGCGGAGTCGATTTTGATCAATGCAAAATGCCAAAGGCCCAGTGTATGTAACGCCGTGGAAAACCTAATTCTCCATCAGGATGCCGCAGAACTTCTACCCGGTCTCGCCAAAGCACTCCATGACCAGGGCGTTGAACTGCGCGTGGATGAAAAAGCGAAAGCGCTTCTATTGGCCAGCGGCTTACCGCTGACCGATGCGAACGATGAAGATTTTTTCACCGAATACAACGACCTGATCATTTCGATCACAGTCGTGGCAGACACGAACGAGGCAGTTCAATTTATCAACACCCACGGTTCCGGCCACAGCGATGCCATTGTCAGCAGAAATACCGAATCGGTCGCTCTTTTTCTCAATGGCGTGGATTCAGCGACCGTTTACCATAACGCCTCGACCCGTTTCACCGACGGTTTTGAGTTCGGTCTGGGTGCGGAGATCGGTATCTCGACGGATCGACTGCACGCCCGTGGCCCCATGGGTTTGAATGAACTCTGCACCTACAAATACGTGATTCACGGGAAAGGAGAAATTAAGTAA
- a CDS encoding adenosine kinase has protein sequence MNPNFTIIGVGSPIVDSIAQIEESFLDHVGGEKGGMLLTDAVTIGNLIQRIPNRPHAAPGGSAGNTLFALARMGASTSFLGKIGNCERGHFYRTRFSELGGDALRFKVGDAPNGHCLSLVTPDGERTMRTDLGAAMTLTPDEVSAADFAGCTHAHIEGYLLFNTELMQRVIESAKEAGCSISLDLASFEVVHAARDTLPAILQEYVDIVFANEEEASAFTGLEDDYAAMAEQLGGLCDIAAVKVGAQGSYIAAEGAVQKIAPVPAGQVLDTTGAGDLWAAGFLYGWSRKQALHDCARLGSILGSAVVQTRGSELSEEVWSSILSEI, from the coding sequence ATGAATCCGAACTTTACCATCATCGGCGTAGGCAGCCCGATTGTCGACAGCATTGCACAAATTGAAGAAAGTTTTCTCGACCACGTCGGCGGCGAAAAAGGGGGCATGCTCCTGACCGATGCAGTGACCATCGGTAACCTAATCCAGCGCATTCCCAATCGCCCACATGCCGCTCCCGGTGGATCTGCCGGCAATACCCTCTTTGCCCTCGCCAGAATGGGTGCCTCCACCAGCTTTCTCGGTAAAATTGGCAACTGCGAACGTGGCCATTTTTACCGCACTCGCTTCTCGGAACTCGGTGGTGACGCTCTGCGGTTCAAGGTGGGCGACGCGCCCAACGGCCACTGCCTCTCGCTGGTTACTCCTGACGGGGAGCGTACCATGCGGACCGACCTTGGTGCGGCGATGACGCTGACCCCGGATGAAGTTTCCGCAGCCGACTTCGCCGGCTGCACCCACGCGCACATCGAAGGCTACCTGCTCTTCAATACCGAACTCATGCAACGTGTTATCGAGAGTGCCAAGGAAGCGGGCTGCAGTATCAGCCTGGACCTCGCCTCTTTCGAAGTCGTTCATGCCGCCCGGGATACCCTGCCCGCCATCCTCCAAGAATACGTTGATATCGTCTTCGCCAACGAAGAGGAAGCCTCCGCCTTCACCGGACTGGAGGACGATTACGCCGCAATGGCCGAGCAACTGGGAGGACTCTGTGATATTGCCGCGGTTAAAGTGGGCGCGCAGGGCTCGTATATCGCCGCAGAAGGTGCGGTGCAAAAAATCGCACCCGTCCCGGCCGGGCAGGTCCTCGATACCACCGGCGCTGGCGACCTCTGGGCAGCAGGCTTTCTTTACGGCTGGTCCCGCAAGCAGGCACTCCACGATTGCGCCCGTCTTGGCTCGATCCTGGGCTCGGCCGTTGTTCAGACTCGCGGCTCGGAACTCAGTGAAGAAGTCTGGTCCAGTATACTTAGTGAAATTTAA
- a CDS encoding DUF3568 family protein has product MKATLNTVLAIFILIAAGCTTPVAIDPQTGEQQTAKFQAGYFYAPLDADIGTVFRTAIRELDEMGYYRTGELHKEKYITIYARKVGDEKITVKSYYPSKNSDLAEAGKSALRIRVGKFGNLAESQMIYARIRDAL; this is encoded by the coding sequence ATGAAAGCTACACTGAATACAGTCCTTGCAATTTTTATTCTTATCGCCGCCGGTTGTACCACTCCGGTCGCGATTGACCCACAAACGGGAGAGCAGCAGACCGCAAAGTTCCAAGCGGGCTACTTTTACGCTCCGCTCGATGCTGATATCGGCACAGTCTTCAGGACTGCCATCCGCGAGCTTGATGAGATGGGCTACTACCGCACCGGAGAACTTCACAAGGAAAAATACATTACCATCTACGCACGTAAGGTAGGTGATGAGAAGATCACAGTCAAAAGCTACTACCCTTCCAAAAATTCCGACTTGGCTGAAGCCGGTAAATCCGCGCTCCGCATCCGTGTCGGCAAGTTCGGTAATTTGGCTGAGTCACAAATGATCTACGCCCGCATTCGCGACGCTTTGTAA
- the xseA gene encoding exodeoxyribonuclease VII large subunit, with protein MMDDLLMPAADEVLDVTALTRLIKGQLEGRFARIWVRGEVSNLRRQSSGHVYFSLKDAGSQLPCAFFARDVARQSFDLEDGMEVMLLGDISVYVPHGRYQLIAKIAIQSGEGRLQLEFERLKRKLASEGLFDAARKQQLPLLPRKIAVITSPTGAAVRDFLRILKRREFHGEVMVFPAKVQGKGAADEVAAMLAHANASPGFDLVVLTRGGGSIEDLWAFNEEALARAVGDSRLPVISAIGHEIDHVLTDYAADRRAETPSGAAELISSLYLEACARVDEAGVQLQTQCENQLRQLDQQIEQLRARLRVIAPSRQVELLGMRIDDIENRLLRGAETRLSKSRKVVEALSHRMLQQHPKLRLQLGHQKVLTNASRLKRAAQQNLQDHRGSLVYLAKRLENSSLKATLDRGYAILQAEDGRIIPDKKTAESEKSLRARLRDGEIKLRVDL; from the coding sequence ATGATGGATGACCTGCTCATGCCCGCAGCCGATGAGGTGCTCGACGTCACGGCACTGACTCGCTTGATCAAGGGCCAACTGGAGGGCCGTTTCGCCCGAATATGGGTGCGGGGTGAAGTCTCGAACCTGCGCCGGCAAAGTTCCGGACACGTCTACTTTTCTCTCAAGGATGCCGGCAGCCAACTCCCCTGCGCGTTTTTCGCCCGGGACGTGGCCCGCCAAAGCTTTGATCTTGAAGACGGCATGGAGGTCATGCTGCTGGGAGATATCTCGGTTTACGTGCCCCACGGCCGCTATCAATTGATTGCCAAGATCGCGATTCAAAGTGGCGAGGGCCGCCTCCAACTGGAGTTTGAACGCTTGAAACGCAAGCTAGCCAGCGAAGGCCTCTTTGACGCGGCCCGCAAACAGCAGCTTCCGCTGCTGCCCCGTAAAATCGCTGTCATTACCTCCCCGACGGGTGCGGCCGTCCGCGACTTTCTGCGTATATTGAAACGGCGGGAGTTTCACGGCGAGGTGATGGTCTTCCCCGCCAAAGTTCAGGGGAAGGGGGCTGCCGATGAGGTTGCGGCCATGTTGGCACACGCCAATGCCAGCCCCGGCTTCGACCTCGTTGTTCTCACGCGGGGCGGCGGTAGTATCGAGGACCTCTGGGCCTTCAACGAGGAAGCGCTGGCCCGGGCGGTGGGTGACAGCCGCCTGCCTGTGATCTCCGCCATCGGCCACGAAATTGACCATGTCTTGACCGATTACGCCGCTGACCGACGGGCGGAAACGCCTTCCGGGGCGGCGGAACTGATCTCCTCACTCTATCTGGAAGCCTGTGCACGGGTCGATGAGGCGGGCGTTCAACTTCAGACCCAGTGCGAGAATCAACTCAGACAGTTGGACCAGCAGATCGAGCAGCTCCGTGCACGTCTGCGGGTGATTGCGCCCTCACGCCAGGTTGAGCTGCTCGGCATGCGAATTGACGACATTGAGAACCGCTTGTTGCGGGGTGCGGAAACTCGCCTGAGCAAGAGCCGGAAAGTTGTCGAGGCACTCTCACACCGGATGCTGCAACAACACCCGAAACTTCGCTTGCAACTGGGGCATCAGAAAGTGTTGACCAATGCAAGCCGCCTGAAACGGGCGGCGCAACAAAATCTACAGGATCATCGTGGCTCTCTGGTGTACCTGGCCAAGCGCCTGGAAAATAGCAGTCTCAAGGCTACCCTGGATCGGGGTTATGCCATTCTGCAGGCGGAGGATGGACGAATCATCCCTGACAAGAAAACGGCGGAAAGCGAAAAATCCCTCCGGGCACGGCTCCGTGACGGCGAAATCAAACTGCGGGTGGACCTTTAG
- a CDS encoding TVP38/TMEM64 family protein — protein MTENSEVDKSRLVRNGLLLLIPGLVGAFAVYLLWQSNPDPDYWRGIFNQILSYLKDNPWALLAAVATLPGIGFPISPLLFLFGVVLAPKYGMPATCALGILAQSFCTIWTYLLASGPLRDVLKSFIRRRRELPQLTDSNTLRLGLILRITPGIPYALQNIVLGILGMRLKPYLIVSIPITGLWTIGFIVTGGAIFEGRAGLAITGVLLLIVLVIFTRMLRGRTGTDDG, from the coding sequence ATGACAGAGAACAGCGAAGTAGATAAATCACGCCTCGTGCGCAACGGCTTACTGCTGTTGATCCCCGGTCTGGTGGGGGCCTTTGCGGTCTATCTACTCTGGCAGAGTAACCCCGATCCGGATTATTGGCGCGGCATCTTCAATCAAATCCTGAGCTATCTCAAAGACAATCCATGGGCCCTTCTCGCAGCGGTCGCCACACTCCCGGGTATCGGTTTCCCGATCAGTCCGCTGCTCTTTCTCTTTGGCGTGGTGCTGGCACCGAAATACGGCATGCCAGCGACCTGTGCTCTGGGTATACTGGCCCAAAGTTTCTGCACGATTTGGACTTATTTGCTGGCTTCAGGCCCCTTGCGCGACGTCCTCAAAAGCTTCATCCGCCGCCGCCGTGAATTACCTCAACTCACGGATTCGAACACGCTCAGACTGGGACTTATTTTACGGATTACACCGGGCATTCCCTACGCCTTGCAAAATATCGTGCTCGGCATACTCGGTATGCGATTGAAACCTTATTTGATTGTTTCAATACCGATTACCGGGCTTTGGACGATCGGTTTTATTGTCACCGGCGGCGCGATTTTCGAAGGTCGTGCTGGCCTGGCGATTACCGGGGTGCTCTTGCTTATCGTCCTGGTAATTTTCACGCGAATGTTAAGAGGAAGGACTGGAACAGATGATGGATGA